A stretch of the Malus sylvestris chromosome 10, drMalSylv7.2, whole genome shotgun sequence genome encodes the following:
- the LOC126586712 gene encoding germin-like protein subfamily 1 member 11 isoform X3 → MENIYSMHMNNMMFVNGKFCKDPQLVTADDFSLSGLQIPRNTQNSLGSKVTLANVDLIAGLNTLGLSLGRIDYAPNGGLNPPHSHPRASELLFVQEGTLYVGFVTTNPDHRLFTKVLNKGDVFVFPVGLIHFQLNVGHTSAVAFASFSSQNPGVITIANALFDANPSINPDVLAKAFQLDDKMVTYLQKQVWYENT, encoded by the coding sequence TGTTTGTGAACGGGAAATTCTGCAAGGATCCACAGCTTGTAACAGCAGATGATTTCTCCTTATCTGGACTTCAAATTCCAAGAAACACACAAAATTCGTTGGGTTCAAAGGTGACACTTGCTAATGTGGACCTAATAGCAGGACTAAACACTCTCGGTCTATCCCTAGGTCGCATAGACTATGCACCAAATGGCGGCCTAAACCCTCCCCACAGTCACCCTCGCGCCTCGGAACTCCTTTTTGTCCAGGAAGGTACACTCTACGTTGGGTTCGTAACGACCAACCCGGATCATCGTCTATTTACCAAGGTGTTGAACAAGGGAGATGTGTTTGTGTTCCCAGTCGGTCTTATTCACTTCCAACTGAATGTGGGACATACCAGTGCTGTGGCCTTTGCTAGTTTTAGCAGCCAGAACCCAGGAGTCATCACCATAGCAAATGCATTGTTTGACGCCAACCCTTCCATCAATCCTGATGTTCTAGCCAAGGCCTTCCAACTCGATGACAAAATGGTTACATATCTTCAAAAACAGGTCTGGTACGAAAACACCTGA
- the LOC126586712 gene encoding germin-like protein subfamily 1 member 11 isoform X1, which produces MKGSQFLVCIVAILAFATSLVSSSDPGPLQDFCVAINDTELGVFVNGKFCKDPQLVTADDFSLSGLQIPRNTQNSLGSKVTLANVDLIAGLNTLGLSLGRIDYAPNGGLNPPHSHPRASELLFVQEGTLYVGFVTTNPDHRLFTKVLNKGDVFVFPVGLIHFQLNVGHTSAVAFASFSSQNPGVITIANALFDANPSINPDVLAKAFQLDDKMVTYLQKQVWYENT; this is translated from the exons ATGAAAGGTTCTCAGTTCCTCGTATGCATTGTTGCCATCTTGGCATTCGCAACCTCCCTTGTCTCTAGCTCTGACCCCGGTCCCCTCCAGGACTTCTGCGTTGCAATTAATGACACCGAATTAGGGG TGTTTGTGAACGGGAAATTCTGCAAGGATCCACAGCTTGTAACAGCAGATGATTTCTCCTTATCTGGACTTCAAATTCCAAGAAACACACAAAATTCGTTGGGTTCAAAGGTGACACTTGCTAATGTGGACCTAATAGCAGGACTAAACACTCTCGGTCTATCCCTAGGTCGCATAGACTATGCACCAAATGGCGGCCTAAACCCTCCCCACAGTCACCCTCGCGCCTCGGAACTCCTTTTTGTCCAGGAAGGTACACTCTACGTTGGGTTCGTAACGACCAACCCGGATCATCGTCTATTTACCAAGGTGTTGAACAAGGGAGATGTGTTTGTGTTCCCAGTCGGTCTTATTCACTTCCAACTGAATGTGGGACATACCAGTGCTGTGGCCTTTGCTAGTTTTAGCAGCCAGAACCCAGGAGTCATCACCATAGCAAATGCATTGTTTGACGCCAACCCTTCCATCAATCCTGATGTTCTAGCCAAGGCCTTCCAACTCGATGACAAAATGGTTACATATCTTCAAAAACAGGTCTGGTACGAAAACACCTGA
- the LOC126586712 gene encoding germin-like protein subfamily 1 member 11 isoform X4 produces MKVFVNGKFCKDPQLVTADDFSLSGLQIPRNTQNSLGSKVTLANVDLIAGLNTLGLSLGRIDYAPNGGLNPPHSHPRASELLFVQEGTLYVGFVTTNPDHRLFTKVLNKGDVFVFPVGLIHFQLNVGHTSAVAFASFSSQNPGVITIANALFDANPSINPDVLAKAFQLDDKMVTYLQKQVWYENT; encoded by the coding sequence TGTTTGTGAACGGGAAATTCTGCAAGGATCCACAGCTTGTAACAGCAGATGATTTCTCCTTATCTGGACTTCAAATTCCAAGAAACACACAAAATTCGTTGGGTTCAAAGGTGACACTTGCTAATGTGGACCTAATAGCAGGACTAAACACTCTCGGTCTATCCCTAGGTCGCATAGACTATGCACCAAATGGCGGCCTAAACCCTCCCCACAGTCACCCTCGCGCCTCGGAACTCCTTTTTGTCCAGGAAGGTACACTCTACGTTGGGTTCGTAACGACCAACCCGGATCATCGTCTATTTACCAAGGTGTTGAACAAGGGAGATGTGTTTGTGTTCCCAGTCGGTCTTATTCACTTCCAACTGAATGTGGGACATACCAGTGCTGTGGCCTTTGCTAGTTTTAGCAGCCAGAACCCAGGAGTCATCACCATAGCAAATGCATTGTTTGACGCCAACCCTTCCATCAATCCTGATGTTCTAGCCAAGGCCTTCCAACTCGATGACAAAATGGTTACATATCTTCAAAAACAGGTCTGGTACGAAAACACCTGA